Proteins encoded by one window of Ictidomys tridecemlineatus isolate mIctTri1 chromosome 7, mIctTri1.hap1, whole genome shotgun sequence:
- the Rhpn1 gene encoding rhophilin-1 isoform X1, whose protein sequence is MILEERPDGQGAGEDSAQLQAAGGVRKVSDPTAQTRHSWLQSPRARIRQQISKELRMRTGAENLYRATSNDRVRETVALELSYVNSNLQLLKEELEGLSSGPDTHRPEGEGVTVPMIPLGLKETTELDWATPLKELISGHFGEDGASYEAEIRELEDLRQAMRTPSRDDAGLRLLAAYYSQLCFLEGRFFSPARSLGLVFHCLTVHRYDSLTGVPAQQRALAFEKGSVLFNIGALHTQIGARQDRSCAAGARRAAQAFQLAAGAFGLLRENFSQAPSPDMSTTCLCALERLMAAQAQECVFEGLSLPALALPHDCLAQLHLAQEAAQVAAEYRLVHQAMAQPPVQDYVPASWTTLVHVKAEHFHALAHYHAATALCDGSLAAEGELPACEQVFQPPTPGEPHSPALPQQPEERRKLAKAHLKRAILGQEEALRLHASCRVLRKVDLLQAVVAQALRHSLAKYSKLEREDDFFEAAEAPDIQPKTHQKSEVRVPSLSFMKVADIFHRLGPLPVFSAKNRWQLVGPIHLTRGEGGFGFTLRGDSPVLIAAVVPGGQAAAAGLQQGDYIVSVNGQPCKWWRHADVVTQLREAGAAGVSLQVASMLPRQEPRSTGDHQPALLGPGRLPRSRRACGFEMPAPTRASPQPLLVWSRRAKQGKPRGRPPPCTGGDCGTCP, encoded by the exons ATGATCCTCGAGGAGAGGCCGGATGGCCAGGGCGCCGGCGAGGACAGCGCCCAGCTGCAGGCGGCCGGCGGCGTCCGCAAG GTCTCTGACCCCACGGCACAGACTCGGCACAGCTGGCTGCAGAGTCCCAGGGCCCGGATACGTCAGCAGATCAGCAAGGAGCTGCGCATGCGGACAGGGGCCGAGAACCTCTACAG AGCCACCAGCAACGACCGGGTCAGGGAGACCGTCGCCTTGGAGCTGAGCTACGTCAACTCCAACCTGCAGCTGCtgaaggaggagctggaggggctCAGCAGTGGCCCAGACACGCACCGGCCTGAGGG CGAAGGTGTCACTGTCCCCATGATACCCCTGGGCCTAAAGGAGACCACAGAATTGGACTGGGCCACCCCGCTGAAG GAGCTGATTTCAGGGCACTTTGGAGAGGACGGTGCCTCCTATGAGGCGGAGATCAGGGAGCTGGAGGACCTGCGGCAG GCCATGCGGACCCCCAGCCGAGACGATGCGGGCCTGAGGCTGCTCGCAGCCTACTACAGCCAGCTCTGCTTCCTGGAGGGACGCTTTTTCAGCCCTGCCCGGAGCCTGGGGCTGGTCTTCCACTG CCTGACCGTCCACAGGTACGACTCTCTCACGGGGGTCCCTGCACAGCAGAGGGCCCTGGCGTTTGAGAAGGGCAGCGTGCTGTTCAACATCGGGGCCCTCCACACACAGATCGGGGCGCGCCAGGACCGCTCCTGTGCTGCGGGTGCCCGCCGGGCCGCTCAGGCCTTCCAGCTGGCTGCTG GGGCCTTCGGCCTCCTGAGGGAGAACTTCTCCCAGGCACCGAGCCCAGACATGAGCACCACCTGCCTCTGCGCGCTGGAGCGACTCATGGCCGCCCAGGCCCAGGAGTGTGTCTTTGAAGGCCTTTCACTGCCAGCCCTGGCCCTCCCCCACGACTGCCTGGCTCAGCTGCACCTGGCTCAGGAGGCGGCCCAG GTGGCAGCTGAGTACAGGCTTGTGCACCAGGCCATGGCCCAGCCACCCGTCCAGGACTACGTGCCTGCCTCCTGGACCACCCTGGTGCACGTCAAGGCTGAACATTTCCACGCCCTGGCCCACTATCACGCAGCCACAGCCCTCTGTGACGGCTCCT TGGCGGCTGAAGGAGAGCTCCCCGCGTGTGAGCAGGTCTTCCAGCCCCCAACCCCTGGCGAGCCCCACAGCCCGGCGCTGCCCCAGCAACCCGAGGAGCGCAGAAAGCTTG CCAAGGCCCACCTGAAGCGCGCCATTCTGGGCCAGGAGGAGGCGCTGAGGCTGCATGCTTCATGCCGTGTCCTGCGCAAGGTGGACCTGCTGCAGGCTGTGGTGGCCCAGGCACTGAGGCACTCGTTGGCCAAGTACTCGAAGCTCGAGCGCGAGGATGACTTCTTTGAGGCCGCTGAGGCCCCAGACATCCAGC CTAAGACCCACCAGAAGTCCGAGGTCAGGGTGCCCAGCCTGTCCTTCATGAAGGTGGCCGACATCTTTCACCGTCTG ggACCCCTGCCCGTGTTCTCAGCCAAGAATCGGTGGCAACTGGTGGGGCCCATCCACCTGACCCGGGGAGAGGGCGGCTTCGGCTTCACGCTTCGGGGAGACTCGCCCGTCCTTATTGCCGCTGTGGTTCCTGGCGGGCAAGCTGCG GCAGCTGGCCTCCAGCAGGGTGACTACATCGTGTCTGTGAACGGGCAGCCCTGCAAGTGGTGGAGGCACGCGGACGTCGTGACGCAGCTGAGGGAGGCGGGCGCGGCGGGCGTGAGTCTGCAGGTGGCTTCAATGCTGCCCAGACAAGAGCCACGCAGCACA GGGGACCACCAGCCAGCTCTGCTGGGCCCAGGGAGGCTTCCGAGGAGCCGGAGAGCGTGTGGCTTCGAGATGCCAGCACCCACCCGTGCcagtccccagcccctccttgtcTGGAGCCGCAGGGCCAAGCAGGGCAAGCCCCGGGGCCGCCCCCCACCCTGCACTGGTGGGGACTGTGGCACCTGTCCCTGA
- the Rhpn1 gene encoding rhophilin-1 isoform X2 translates to MILEERPDGQGAGEDSAQLQAAGGVRKVSDPTAQTRHSWLQSPRARIRQQISKELRMRTGAENLYRATSNDRVRETVALELSYVNSNLQLLKEELEGLSSGPDTHRPEGEGVTVPMIPLGLKETTELDWATPLKELISGHFGEDGASYEAEIRELEDLRQAMRTPSRDDAGLRLLAAYYSQLCFLEGRFFSPARSLGLVFHWYDSLTGVPAQQRALAFEKGSVLFNIGALHTQIGARQDRSCAAGARRAAQAFQLAAGAFGLLRENFSQAPSPDMSTTCLCALERLMAAQAQECVFEGLSLPALALPHDCLAQLHLAQEAAQVAAEYRLVHQAMAQPPVQDYVPASWTTLVHVKAEHFHALAHYHAATALCDGSLAAEGELPACEQVFQPPTPGEPHSPALPQQPEERRKLAKAHLKRAILGQEEALRLHASCRVLRKVDLLQAVVAQALRHSLAKYSKLEREDDFFEAAEAPDIQPKTHQKSEVRVPSLSFMKVADIFHRLGPLPVFSAKNRWQLVGPIHLTRGEGGFGFTLRGDSPVLIAAVVPGGQAAAAGLQQGDYIVSVNGQPCKWWRHADVVTQLREAGAAGVSLQVASMLPRQEPRSTGDHQPALLGPGRLPRSRRACGFEMPAPTRASPQPLLVWSRRAKQGKPRGRPPPCTGGDCGTCP, encoded by the exons ATGATCCTCGAGGAGAGGCCGGATGGCCAGGGCGCCGGCGAGGACAGCGCCCAGCTGCAGGCGGCCGGCGGCGTCCGCAAG GTCTCTGACCCCACGGCACAGACTCGGCACAGCTGGCTGCAGAGTCCCAGGGCCCGGATACGTCAGCAGATCAGCAAGGAGCTGCGCATGCGGACAGGGGCCGAGAACCTCTACAG AGCCACCAGCAACGACCGGGTCAGGGAGACCGTCGCCTTGGAGCTGAGCTACGTCAACTCCAACCTGCAGCTGCtgaaggaggagctggaggggctCAGCAGTGGCCCAGACACGCACCGGCCTGAGGG CGAAGGTGTCACTGTCCCCATGATACCCCTGGGCCTAAAGGAGACCACAGAATTGGACTGGGCCACCCCGCTGAAG GAGCTGATTTCAGGGCACTTTGGAGAGGACGGTGCCTCCTATGAGGCGGAGATCAGGGAGCTGGAGGACCTGCGGCAG GCCATGCGGACCCCCAGCCGAGACGATGCGGGCCTGAGGCTGCTCGCAGCCTACTACAGCCAGCTCTGCTTCCTGGAGGGACGCTTTTTCAGCCCTGCCCGGAGCCTGGGGCTGGTCTTCCACTG GTACGACTCTCTCACGGGGGTCCCTGCACAGCAGAGGGCCCTGGCGTTTGAGAAGGGCAGCGTGCTGTTCAACATCGGGGCCCTCCACACACAGATCGGGGCGCGCCAGGACCGCTCCTGTGCTGCGGGTGCCCGCCGGGCCGCTCAGGCCTTCCAGCTGGCTGCTG GGGCCTTCGGCCTCCTGAGGGAGAACTTCTCCCAGGCACCGAGCCCAGACATGAGCACCACCTGCCTCTGCGCGCTGGAGCGACTCATGGCCGCCCAGGCCCAGGAGTGTGTCTTTGAAGGCCTTTCACTGCCAGCCCTGGCCCTCCCCCACGACTGCCTGGCTCAGCTGCACCTGGCTCAGGAGGCGGCCCAG GTGGCAGCTGAGTACAGGCTTGTGCACCAGGCCATGGCCCAGCCACCCGTCCAGGACTACGTGCCTGCCTCCTGGACCACCCTGGTGCACGTCAAGGCTGAACATTTCCACGCCCTGGCCCACTATCACGCAGCCACAGCCCTCTGTGACGGCTCCT TGGCGGCTGAAGGAGAGCTCCCCGCGTGTGAGCAGGTCTTCCAGCCCCCAACCCCTGGCGAGCCCCACAGCCCGGCGCTGCCCCAGCAACCCGAGGAGCGCAGAAAGCTTG CCAAGGCCCACCTGAAGCGCGCCATTCTGGGCCAGGAGGAGGCGCTGAGGCTGCATGCTTCATGCCGTGTCCTGCGCAAGGTGGACCTGCTGCAGGCTGTGGTGGCCCAGGCACTGAGGCACTCGTTGGCCAAGTACTCGAAGCTCGAGCGCGAGGATGACTTCTTTGAGGCCGCTGAGGCCCCAGACATCCAGC CTAAGACCCACCAGAAGTCCGAGGTCAGGGTGCCCAGCCTGTCCTTCATGAAGGTGGCCGACATCTTTCACCGTCTG ggACCCCTGCCCGTGTTCTCAGCCAAGAATCGGTGGCAACTGGTGGGGCCCATCCACCTGACCCGGGGAGAGGGCGGCTTCGGCTTCACGCTTCGGGGAGACTCGCCCGTCCTTATTGCCGCTGTGGTTCCTGGCGGGCAAGCTGCG GCAGCTGGCCTCCAGCAGGGTGACTACATCGTGTCTGTGAACGGGCAGCCCTGCAAGTGGTGGAGGCACGCGGACGTCGTGACGCAGCTGAGGGAGGCGGGCGCGGCGGGCGTGAGTCTGCAGGTGGCTTCAATGCTGCCCAGACAAGAGCCACGCAGCACA GGGGACCACCAGCCAGCTCTGCTGGGCCCAGGGAGGCTTCCGAGGAGCCGGAGAGCGTGTGGCTTCGAGATGCCAGCACCCACCCGTGCcagtccccagcccctccttgtcTGGAGCCGCAGGGCCAAGCAGGGCAAGCCCCGGGGCCGCCCCCCACCCTGCACTGGTGGGGACTGTGGCACCTGTCCCTGA
- the Rhpn1 gene encoding rhophilin-1 isoform X3, whose amino-acid sequence MRTGAENLYRATSNDRVRETVALELSYVNSNLQLLKEELEGLSSGPDTHRPEGEGVTVPMIPLGLKETTELDWATPLKELISGHFGEDGASYEAEIRELEDLRQAMRTPSRDDAGLRLLAAYYSQLCFLEGRFFSPARSLGLVFHCLTVHRYDSLTGVPAQQRALAFEKGSVLFNIGALHTQIGARQDRSCAAGARRAAQAFQLAAGAFGLLRENFSQAPSPDMSTTCLCALERLMAAQAQECVFEGLSLPALALPHDCLAQLHLAQEAAQVAAEYRLVHQAMAQPPVQDYVPASWTTLVHVKAEHFHALAHYHAATALCDGSLAAEGELPACEQVFQPPTPGEPHSPALPQQPEERRKLAKAHLKRAILGQEEALRLHASCRVLRKVDLLQAVVAQALRHSLAKYSKLEREDDFFEAAEAPDIQPKTHQKSEVRVPSLSFMKVADIFHRLGPLPVFSAKNRWQLVGPIHLTRGEGGFGFTLRGDSPVLIAAVVPGGQAAAAGLQQGDYIVSVNGQPCKWWRHADVVTQLREAGAAGVSLQVASMLPRQEPRSTGDHQPALLGPGRLPRSRRACGFEMPAPTRASPQPLLVWSRRAKQGKPRGRPPPCTGGDCGTCP is encoded by the exons ATGCGGACAGGGGCCGAGAACCTCTACAG AGCCACCAGCAACGACCGGGTCAGGGAGACCGTCGCCTTGGAGCTGAGCTACGTCAACTCCAACCTGCAGCTGCtgaaggaggagctggaggggctCAGCAGTGGCCCAGACACGCACCGGCCTGAGGG CGAAGGTGTCACTGTCCCCATGATACCCCTGGGCCTAAAGGAGACCACAGAATTGGACTGGGCCACCCCGCTGAAG GAGCTGATTTCAGGGCACTTTGGAGAGGACGGTGCCTCCTATGAGGCGGAGATCAGGGAGCTGGAGGACCTGCGGCAG GCCATGCGGACCCCCAGCCGAGACGATGCGGGCCTGAGGCTGCTCGCAGCCTACTACAGCCAGCTCTGCTTCCTGGAGGGACGCTTTTTCAGCCCTGCCCGGAGCCTGGGGCTGGTCTTCCACTG CCTGACCGTCCACAGGTACGACTCTCTCACGGGGGTCCCTGCACAGCAGAGGGCCCTGGCGTTTGAGAAGGGCAGCGTGCTGTTCAACATCGGGGCCCTCCACACACAGATCGGGGCGCGCCAGGACCGCTCCTGTGCTGCGGGTGCCCGCCGGGCCGCTCAGGCCTTCCAGCTGGCTGCTG GGGCCTTCGGCCTCCTGAGGGAGAACTTCTCCCAGGCACCGAGCCCAGACATGAGCACCACCTGCCTCTGCGCGCTGGAGCGACTCATGGCCGCCCAGGCCCAGGAGTGTGTCTTTGAAGGCCTTTCACTGCCAGCCCTGGCCCTCCCCCACGACTGCCTGGCTCAGCTGCACCTGGCTCAGGAGGCGGCCCAG GTGGCAGCTGAGTACAGGCTTGTGCACCAGGCCATGGCCCAGCCACCCGTCCAGGACTACGTGCCTGCCTCCTGGACCACCCTGGTGCACGTCAAGGCTGAACATTTCCACGCCCTGGCCCACTATCACGCAGCCACAGCCCTCTGTGACGGCTCCT TGGCGGCTGAAGGAGAGCTCCCCGCGTGTGAGCAGGTCTTCCAGCCCCCAACCCCTGGCGAGCCCCACAGCCCGGCGCTGCCCCAGCAACCCGAGGAGCGCAGAAAGCTTG CCAAGGCCCACCTGAAGCGCGCCATTCTGGGCCAGGAGGAGGCGCTGAGGCTGCATGCTTCATGCCGTGTCCTGCGCAAGGTGGACCTGCTGCAGGCTGTGGTGGCCCAGGCACTGAGGCACTCGTTGGCCAAGTACTCGAAGCTCGAGCGCGAGGATGACTTCTTTGAGGCCGCTGAGGCCCCAGACATCCAGC CTAAGACCCACCAGAAGTCCGAGGTCAGGGTGCCCAGCCTGTCCTTCATGAAGGTGGCCGACATCTTTCACCGTCTG ggACCCCTGCCCGTGTTCTCAGCCAAGAATCGGTGGCAACTGGTGGGGCCCATCCACCTGACCCGGGGAGAGGGCGGCTTCGGCTTCACGCTTCGGGGAGACTCGCCCGTCCTTATTGCCGCTGTGGTTCCTGGCGGGCAAGCTGCG GCAGCTGGCCTCCAGCAGGGTGACTACATCGTGTCTGTGAACGGGCAGCCCTGCAAGTGGTGGAGGCACGCGGACGTCGTGACGCAGCTGAGGGAGGCGGGCGCGGCGGGCGTGAGTCTGCAGGTGGCTTCAATGCTGCCCAGACAAGAGCCACGCAGCACA GGGGACCACCAGCCAGCTCTGCTGGGCCCAGGGAGGCTTCCGAGGAGCCGGAGAGCGTGTGGCTTCGAGATGCCAGCACCCACCCGTGCcagtccccagcccctccttgtcTGGAGCCGCAGGGCCAAGCAGGGCAAGCCCCGGGGCCGCCCCCCACCCTGCACTGGTGGGGACTGTGGCACCTGTCCCTGA